Proteins from one Sphingomonas sp. HF-S4 genomic window:
- a CDS encoding alkaline phosphatase family protein — MKFAFSTALAMLIAGPVAAQQAPAPATPPKLLVVISVDQFSADLFAEYRSQFREGFARLLSGAVFPSGYQGHAATETCPGHSTILTGARPARTGIVANDWTDFNAPREDKTVYCAEDESVPGSNSSNYTVSDKHLKVPTLGEWMKLADPASRVVSVAGKDRAAVMMGGHKIDEVWWWGGKGFVSYAGRAEPAMVARVNASVTERLAEAQEPMALTPFCQARSRAVAVTPTFSVGDGRFARAAGDVRGFRASPEFDEAVLALGAGLATDMKLGQSGHTDLLILGASATDYVGHGLGTEGSEMCLQLTALDQALGKLFAVLDRTGVDYAVALTADHGGHDLPERNRDHAAPTVARVDPAASAKVIGAEIGAKLGIAGPVLVGGAFGNVYIDPKVPRAQRAAVEAEAIRRYSAHPQVQAVLTRAQIAATGAPKGPPETWSLLERARQSYEPSRSGDLVVALKPRVTPIASPGPGYVATHGSFWDYDRRVPILFWRKGMTGFEQPLSVETVDIAPTLAGLIGVKVPVEIDGRCLDLDAGLGTTCK, encoded by the coding sequence ATGAAGTTCGCTTTTTCCACAGCACTTGCCATGCTGATCGCCGGGCCGGTTGCCGCGCAGCAGGCGCCCGCGCCGGCCACGCCGCCCAAGCTGCTGGTCGTGATCTCGGTCGACCAGTTCTCGGCCGATCTGTTCGCCGAATATCGCAGCCAGTTCCGCGAGGGCTTCGCGCGGCTGTTGTCGGGGGCGGTGTTCCCCTCGGGCTATCAGGGCCACGCCGCGACCGAGACGTGTCCCGGCCACTCCACGATCCTCACCGGCGCGCGGCCCGCGCGGACCGGGATCGTCGCCAACGACTGGACCGACTTCAACGCGCCGCGTGAAGACAAGACCGTCTATTGCGCCGAGGACGAGAGCGTGCCCGGCAGCAATTCGAGCAACTACACGGTTTCGGACAAGCATCTGAAGGTGCCGACGCTCGGCGAGTGGATGAAGCTTGCCGATCCGGCGAGCCGGGTCGTCTCGGTCGCGGGCAAGGATCGCGCCGCGGTGATGATGGGCGGGCACAAGATCGACGAGGTCTGGTGGTGGGGCGGCAAGGGCTTCGTCTCCTATGCCGGCCGGGCCGAGCCGGCGATGGTCGCGCGGGTCAACGCCAGCGTCACCGAACGGCTCGCCGAGGCGCAGGAGCCGATGGCGCTGACCCCGTTCTGTCAGGCGCGCAGCCGCGCGGTCGCGGTGACGCCGACTTTCTCCGTCGGCGACGGGCGGTTCGCGCGTGCCGCGGGCGACGTCCGCGGCTTCCGCGCCTCGCCCGAGTTCGACGAGGCGGTTCTGGCGCTCGGCGCCGGGCTCGCTACCGACATGAAGCTCGGGCAAAGCGGGCATACCGACCTGCTGATCCTCGGCGCCTCGGCGACCGACTATGTCGGGCACGGACTCGGCACAGAGGGCAGCGAGATGTGCCTGCAGTTGACCGCGCTCGACCAGGCGCTGGGCAAGCTGTTCGCGGTGCTCGACCGGACCGGCGTCGATTATGCGGTCGCGCTGACCGCCGATCATGGCGGGCACGACCTGCCCGAGCGCAATCGCGACCATGCCGCGCCGACGGTGGCGCGGGTCGATCCGGCGGCTTCGGCCAAGGTGATCGGGGCCGAGATCGGCGCCAAGCTCGGGATCGCCGGCCCGGTGCTGGTCGGCGGGGCGTTCGGCAACGTCTATATCGACCCCAAGGTACCCCGGGCGCAGCGCGCCGCGGTCGAGGCCGAGGCGATCCGCCGCTATTCGGCGCACCCGCAGGTTCAGGCAGTTCTCACGCGCGCGCAGATCGCGGCGACCGGCGCGCCCAAGGGGCCGCCCGAGACGTGGAGCCTGCTCGAGCGCGCGCGCCAGTCGTACGAGCCGTCGCGCTCGGGCGACCTCGTCGTCGCGCTTAAGCCGCGGGTGACGCCGATCGCAAGCCCCGGGCCCGGCTATGTCGCGACGCATGGCAGCTTCTGGGACTATGACCGGCGCGTGCCGATCCTGTTCTGGCGCAAGGGGATGACCGGGTTCGAGCAGCCGCTGTCGGTCGAGACGGTGGATATCGCGCCGACGCTGGCCGGGCTGATCGGCGTGAAGGTGCCGGTGGAGATCGACGGGCGGTGCCTGGATCTGGACGCCGGACTCGGGACGACCTGCAAATAG
- a CDS encoding protein-disulfide reductase DsbD family protein produces the protein MALLRLGLISLLAWLCLGPADAQPPGKGPHVRIELVAETERPAPGSEVTLAFASTPQPGWHAYWQNPGDAGLPARAAWTLPPGTSARGLRYPVPQRLIIGGLMNYVYEAPFAPLVTLKLPAAAPGTRVPIRVKLDYLVCTDEICVPEKAELATELTLGDGAVSADRRARFDGWRAALPRPLGTRATYQLDGQTFRLGVPFPAAASVSGESYFFPITDGAIDYAKPQRVVRDGDRIVVEAPAKRSVAQVEGVLAFGSQGFALSAIPGTVPPPSASASAGAANGWITTALLAFLGAVAGGVILNIMPCVFPILSLKALSLVKAGDAAGNPRGEALAYTAGVVLTCLVLGGGLLALRAGGAAAGWAFQLQDPRVILFLLLLVSGIAFNLAGLFELPTPRFAGSAAASGKGGAFLTGALAAFVATPCTGPFMGAALGAALVLPWPAALAIFAGLGLGIALPFLLLGFVPALRRKLPRPGAWMATLRHILSVPMFLTALALAWVLGKQAGVDGMALGLGATLLAAFGLWWTGRRQARGAARAWLPALPLLVLALAGVALVRPAPAGAERPAIAGAEPFSEARLAAIRAEGRPVFAYFTADWCVTCKVNEKAVIETGPVADAFEKAKVAVLVGDWTNGDPALGRFIERHNRAGVPLYLWYRPGSAEPQVLPQLLTQAMLQAQASGS, from the coding sequence ATGGCCTTGCTCCGCTTGGGATTGATTTCGCTCCTCGCCTGGCTCTGCCTGGGCCCGGCCGACGCGCAACCGCCGGGCAAGGGCCCGCATGTCCGCATCGAGCTGGTCGCCGAGACCGAGCGGCCCGCGCCGGGCAGCGAAGTCACCCTCGCCTTCGCCTCGACGCCGCAGCCCGGCTGGCACGCATATTGGCAGAACCCGGGCGATGCCGGCCTGCCCGCGCGCGCCGCCTGGACGCTGCCGCCGGGCACCAGTGCAAGGGGACTGCGTTACCCGGTCCCCCAGCGCCTGATCATCGGCGGGCTGATGAACTATGTCTACGAGGCCCCATTCGCGCCGCTGGTGACGCTCAAGCTCCCCGCTGCGGCGCCGGGCACGCGCGTCCCCATCCGCGTCAAGCTCGATTACCTCGTCTGCACCGACGAGATCTGCGTTCCCGAAAAGGCCGAGCTGGCAACCGAGCTGACCCTGGGCGACGGCGCGGTGTCGGCCGATCGCCGCGCGCGCTTCGACGGCTGGCGCGCCGCGCTGCCCCGCCCGCTCGGCACCCGGGCGACCTACCAGCTCGACGGCCAGACTTTCCGCCTGGGGGTGCCCTTCCCGGCCGCTGCGTCGGTGTCGGGCGAAAGCTATTTCTTCCCGATCACTGACGGCGCGATCGATTATGCCAAGCCCCAGCGCGTGGTCCGCGACGGCGACCGCATCGTCGTCGAGGCCCCCGCAAAGCGCAGCGTCGCACAGGTCGAGGGTGTGCTCGCCTTCGGCAGCCAGGGCTTCGCGCTATCCGCGATCCCCGGTACCGTCCCGCCGCCCTCGGCATCGGCATCGGCCGGCGCCGCCAACGGCTGGATCACCACCGCGCTGCTCGCCTTCCTCGGCGCAGTCGCCGGGGGCGTGATCCTCAACATCATGCCCTGCGTCTTCCCGATCCTCAGCCTCAAGGCGCTGAGCCTGGTCAAGGCGGGCGACGCCGCCGGCAATCCGCGCGGCGAGGCGCTGGCCTATACCGCGGGCGTCGTCCTCACCTGCCTCGTGCTCGGCGGCGGCCTGCTCGCCTTGCGCGCCGGCGGCGCCGCAGCCGGCTGGGCGTTCCAGCTCCAGGATCCGCGCGTGATCCTGTTCCTGCTGCTGCTTGTCAGCGGGATCGCGTTCAACCTCGCCGGGCTGTTCGAGCTGCCGACGCCGCGCTTCGCCGGCAGCGCCGCGGCCAGCGGCAAGGGCGGCGCCTTTCTCACCGGCGCGCTCGCCGCCTTCGTCGCAACGCCGTGCACCGGCCCGTTCATGGGGGCAGCGCTCGGCGCTGCGCTGGTCCTCCCCTGGCCCGCGGCGCTGGCGATCTTCGCCGGGCTAGGGCTCGGCATCGCCTTGCCCTTTCTGCTGCTCGGCTTCGTCCCCGCGCTGCGGCGCAAGCTGCCCAGGCCCGGCGCATGGATGGCGACACTGCGACACATCCTGTCGGTGCCGATGTTCCTCACCGCGCTTGCGCTCGCCTGGGTGCTCGGCAAGCAGGCGGGCGTCGACGGCATGGCGCTCGGCCTCGGCGCGACGCTGCTGGCGGCGTTCGGGCTGTGGTGGACAGGCAGGCGTCAGGCCCGCGGCGCGGCGCGCGCCTGGCTGCCCGCGCTGCCGCTGCTCGTCCTCGCGCTTGCCGGCGTGGCGCTGGTCCGCCCCGCCCCCGCCGGGGCCGAACGCCCGGCAATCGCCGGCGCAGAGCCGTTCAGCGAAGCGCGGCTGGCGGCAATCCGCGCCGAGGGCCGCCCGGTCTTCGCCTATTTCACCGCCGACTGGTGCGTCACCTGCAAGGTCAACGAAAAGGCAGTGATCGAGACCGGCCCGGTCGCGGACGCCTTCGAAAAGGCCAAGGTCGCGGTGCTGGTCGGCGACTGGACCAACGGCGATCCCGCGCTCGGCCGCTTCATCGAACGGCACAATCGTGCGGGCGTTCCGCTCTATTTGTGGTACAGACCGGGCAGCGCGGAGCCACAGGTACTGCCTCAGTTGTTGACCCAAGCGATGCTGCAGGCGCAGGCGAGCGGCAGCTGA
- a CDS encoding circularly permuted type 2 ATP-grasp protein encodes MASRGAFDEIWGHGGPEDPRPEFAALSQWVADTPTAELQRRQQSAEAAFRQLGITFAVYGDSDAAERIIPFDIVPRVFLQHEWSRLCEGLVQRTQAINAFLEDIYGERRILKEGLIPPELIYRNEQFRPEVAGIRPPHGVWAHICGIDLVRVGPEEFYVLEDNARTPSGVSYMLENREAMLRLCPELFRDFRVAPVDSYPDMLLETMRSVAPGDNPNPVCVVLTPGHFNSAYYEHSFLADSMGIELVEAADLVVDDDIVWVQTIAGRVKVDVIYRRIDDDYLDPLTFRADSMLGVPGLIAAYRAGNVALINAPGNGIADDKAIYSYMPEIVKFYSGGEARLPNVETFRCREPQALKYVLDNLDQLVVKLVDGSGGYGMLVGPTATKTQIAEFRAALIAEPHRYIAQPTLALSTVPTMAESGLAPRHVDFRPFVLTGSDGVHVVPGGLTRVALREGSLVVNSSQGGGTKDSFVLMDAAAPGQSQSQRQGS; translated from the coding sequence ATGGCATCACGCGGGGCGTTCGACGAAATCTGGGGGCATGGCGGGCCCGAAGACCCGCGGCCCGAATTCGCTGCGCTTTCGCAGTGGGTGGCCGATACCCCCACCGCCGAGCTCCAGCGCCGCCAGCAATCCGCGGAAGCCGCGTTCCGCCAATTGGGCATCACCTTCGCGGTCTATGGCGACAGCGACGCCGCCGAGCGGATCATCCCGTTCGACATCGTGCCCCGCGTGTTCCTCCAGCACGAATGGTCGCGGCTGTGCGAAGGCCTTGTCCAGCGCACCCAGGCGATCAACGCGTTCCTCGAGGATATCTACGGCGAGCGCCGAATCCTCAAGGAAGGGCTGATCCCGCCCGAGCTGATCTACCGCAACGAGCAGTTCCGCCCCGAGGTCGCCGGCATTCGTCCGCCGCACGGCGTCTGGGCGCATATCTGCGGGATCGACCTGGTCCGGGTGGGGCCGGAAGAATTCTACGTGCTCGAGGACAATGCGCGCACCCCCTCGGGGGTGTCGTACATGCTCGAGAATCGCGAGGCGATGCTGCGGCTGTGCCCCGAGCTGTTCCGCGATTTCCGCGTCGCGCCGGTGGATAGCTATCCCGACATGCTGCTCGAGACGATGCGCTCGGTGGCCCCTGGCGACAATCCCAATCCGGTGTGCGTCGTGCTCACCCCCGGCCATTTCAACTCGGCCTATTACGAGCACAGCTTCCTCGCCGATTCGATGGGGATCGAGTTGGTCGAGGCGGCCGACCTCGTGGTCGACGACGACATCGTCTGGGTGCAGACGATCGCCGGGCGCGTGAAGGTCGACGTGATCTATCGCCGGATCGACGACGACTATCTCGATCCGCTCACTTTCCGCGCCGATTCGATGCTCGGCGTGCCCGGGCTGATCGCCGCCTATCGCGCCGGCAACGTCGCGCTGATCAACGCGCCGGGCAACGGCATCGCCGACGACAAGGCGATCTACAGCTACATGCCCGAGATCGTGAAATTCTATTCGGGCGGCGAGGCCAGGCTGCCCAATGTCGAGACCTTCCGCTGCCGCGAGCCGCAGGCGCTCAAATACGTGCTCGACAATCTCGACCAGCTCGTCGTCAAGCTGGTCGACGGATCGGGCGGCTATGGCATGCTCGTCGGGCCGACCGCGACCAAGACCCAGATCGCCGAGTTCCGCGCCGCGCTGATCGCCGAGCCGCATCGCTACATCGCCCAGCCGACGCTGGCGCTGTCGACCGTGCCGACGATGGCGGAATCGGGCCTGGCCCCCCGCCATGTCGACTTCCGCCCCTTCGTGCTGACCGGCAGCGACGGGGTCCATGTCGTGCCGGGCGGGCTGACCCGGGTGGCGCTGCGCGAGGGTTCGCTAGTGGTGAACTCCAGCCAGGGCGGCGGGACCAAGGACAGCTTCGTGCTGATGGACGCGGCGGCGCCAGGGCAGTCCCAGTCGCAGAGGCAGGGATCGTGA
- a CDS encoding alpha-E domain-containing protein, whose translation MLSRTAAALYWLGRYVERADFIARLVEATVRLDALSARPAGEAAWASALAVTYTDEAFAATGHNLTQAHVARFLTLDASHPGSIVRCLEMARNNARAVRTALTREAWTAINRAWWLFQNRASTGGATATLNLVEQVKGETRGFEGSIHRMMRNEATWLIQLGAAIERADNTARLVDVKYHLLLPEGEAVGGVVDRDQWTTILQTVSAVTAYRWLYSDGLQPANVIDLLISRFELPRSLAACVEETVQLLSQLAKRTGLQGEADRMARARMARMQKTRTSEAIVSGLHEYLEAFIRENAMLDAAIARQFRFI comes from the coding sequence ATGCTCTCGCGAACCGCGGCGGCGCTCTACTGGCTCGGCCGCTATGTCGAGCGTGCCGACTTCATCGCCCGCCTCGTCGAGGCCACCGTGCGCCTCGACGCGCTCTCCGCGCGCCCCGCGGGCGAGGCAGCCTGGGCCAGCGCGCTCGCGGTCACCTATACCGACGAGGCCTTCGCCGCGACCGGCCATAACCTCACCCAGGCGCATGTCGCGCGCTTCCTCACGCTCGACGCATCGCATCCCGGCTCGATCGTCCGTTGCCTCGAAATGGCGCGCAACAACGCCCGCGCCGTGCGCACCGCGCTGACCCGCGAGGCGTGGACCGCGATCAACCGCGCCTGGTGGCTGTTCCAGAACCGCGCCTCGACCGGCGGCGCCACCGCGACGCTCAACCTCGTCGAGCAGGTCAAGGGCGAGACCCGCGGGTTCGAGGGCTCGATCCACCGGATGATGCGCAACGAAGCGACCTGGCTGATCCAGCTCGGTGCCGCGATCGAGCGCGCCGACAACACCGCCCGGCTGGTCGACGTGAAATATCACCTGTTGCTTCCCGAGGGCGAGGCGGTCGGCGGCGTGGTCGATCGCGACCAGTGGACGACGATCCTCCAGACGGTCTCGGCGGTAACCGCCTATCGCTGGCTCTACAGCGACGGGCTCCAGCCGGCGAACGTCATCGACCTGCTGATCAGCCGCTTCGAGCTGCCGCGCAGCCTTGCCGCCTGTGTCGAGGAGACCGTGCAATTGCTCAGCCAGCTCGCCAAGCGCACCGGGCTCCAGGGCGAGGCCGATCGCATGGCGCGCGCGCGGATGGCGCGGATGCAGAAGACGCGGACCTCCGAGGCGATCGTCAGCGGCCTCCACGAATATCTCGAAGCCTTCATTCGCGAGAATGCGATGCTCGACGCCGCGATCGCGCGGCAATTCAGGTTCATCTGA